One segment of Acaryochloris thomasi RCC1774 DNA contains the following:
- a CDS encoding alpha/beta hydrolase — protein MSHRKSWLFSLLFGSLAALATALPAWSAEQVYFKFGSLELPLSVPALAMWAETGAAEPDLDTYLSLLTSQQRAQLRELLQTRYDENYFNLSYMAYTSIGERFLKNVGQLVRTRDKGNGFEELQTAFVNASKADEGISFISMLQQYPEDIEIDVAQILGLAQRAKGLVSETDAFMAKLAEVATAAAQEQSLDGQKAQLQAGQSLTASAQQPDLRQKGSLKTVLQPLQVQGSDLKFDLYHPQQLSRSMPVVVITAGFGAEQDFFEDLAHHLASYGFAVVVPVHAGSNKPRRQAFFAGQHQELFPVTEYIKRPQEVTAVLDDLERRNAGQFQNQLNLEDVGVFGHSFGGPTALSLGGAELNFEQLQQTCEQMDLLNISLYYQCYALELPPQSTQLRDRRVKALFLLGPFSSSLFGPEEMSKLDLPILWEATDIDLPAPLLLEQMPTFKGLTTPDRYLAVSEGLPHAHITFEVISGLVKEDEVERLEELSMTYQKALTVAFFKTHVAEDEAFRPYLQSSYAQSISEAPYSLHFLDAEASEKLFE, from the coding sequence ATGAGTCATCGAAAAAGCTGGTTATTCAGTCTTTTGTTTGGCAGTCTGGCTGCCCTAGCGACAGCCCTACCCGCTTGGTCTGCAGAACAGGTCTATTTTAAGTTCGGCTCTCTGGAACTGCCGCTATCGGTTCCGGCATTGGCAATGTGGGCCGAAACGGGAGCAGCGGAGCCTGATCTGGACACCTACCTTAGTTTGCTCACCTCTCAACAGAGAGCGCAGCTACGAGAACTGCTGCAAACCCGCTACGACGAAAACTATTTCAACCTTTCCTATATGGCTTACACCTCCATTGGTGAGCGCTTCTTGAAGAATGTGGGGCAGCTTGTGCGGACCCGTGATAAAGGGAATGGGTTCGAGGAGCTGCAGACGGCCTTCGTCAATGCGTCAAAGGCGGACGAGGGCATCTCTTTCATCAGCATGCTGCAGCAATATCCCGAAGATATCGAGATTGATGTGGCCCAAATTCTAGGTCTAGCTCAACGCGCTAAAGGCTTAGTTTCAGAAACGGATGCGTTCATGGCTAAACTGGCTGAGGTTGCCACCGCCGCCGCCCAAGAGCAGTCTCTAGACGGGCAAAAGGCTCAACTGCAGGCGGGCCAATCCTTGACGGCATCTGCTCAGCAGCCTGATTTGCGCCAAAAGGGTTCTTTGAAGACGGTTCTACAACCGCTGCAGGTTCAGGGAAGTGATCTTAAGTTTGATCTGTACCATCCGCAGCAGCTCTCGAGATCAATGCCCGTCGTTGTTATTACGGCTGGGTTTGGGGCTGAGCAAGATTTCTTTGAAGATCTGGCGCACCATTTAGCTTCCTATGGCTTTGCTGTGGTGGTGCCTGTACATGCGGGCAGTAACAAGCCAAGGCGTCAGGCTTTCTTTGCCGGTCAGCATCAGGAACTGTTCCCAGTGACGGAGTATATTAAGCGCCCTCAAGAAGTGACGGCGGTACTAGACGATCTAGAACGGCGCAACGCGGGGCAGTTTCAAAATCAGCTCAACCTTGAAGATGTGGGCGTATTTGGCCACTCCTTTGGTGGACCGACGGCACTTTCGCTGGGGGGAGCGGAACTCAATTTTGAGCAGCTTCAGCAGACCTGTGAGCAGATGGATTTGCTCAATATCTCGCTCTACTACCAGTGCTATGCCCTTGAATTGCCACCGCAATCGACTCAGCTCCGCGATCGCAGGGTCAAAGCGCTATTCCTGCTCGGCCCCTTCAGCAGCTCTTTGTTTGGTCCTGAGGAAATGAGCAAACTCGATTTGCCGATTCTGTGGGAGGCCACGGATATTGACCTACCGGCCCCGCTGCTGCTGGAGCAGATGCCGACGTTTAAGGGCCTCACGACCCCGGATCGCTACTTGGCCGTGTCTGAGGGATTGCCCCATGCCCACATTACCTTTGAAGTGATCAGCGGACTGGTAAAAGAGGATGAGGTGGAACGTTTAGAAGAGCTGTCAATGACCTATCAAAAGGCGCTGACGGTGGCGTTTTTCAAAACCCACGTTGCTGAAGACGAGGCGTTCCGGCCCTATTTGCAGTCGTCCTATGCGCAGTCGATTAGCGAAGCGCCCTATTCGCTCCATTTTCTAGATGCTGAGGCTAGCGAAAAACTCTTTGAATAA
- a CDS encoding fatty acyl-AMP ligase yields MQMTQPSNFVELLRDQAQRQPAQVAYIALKNGEKEDRRITYGELDQQARAIATHLTTQISLGERALLVYPYESGIEFITAFLGCLYAGIVAVPSHPPRSRYTLNDLSARLETAKAKAVLSTQSLGNKLKRQLSDPEIPASQMQLQWITPSALPIAEATDWKTPDINGDTLAFLQYTSGSTGTPKGVMIDHRCLLYNQQVLQQAFGHSDQSIGVGWLPLFHDMGLIGNALQALYLGTSCILMSPIDFIQKPIRWLRAISHYGATTSGGPNFAYDLLCKQVKDEQLDDLDLSRWQVAFSGAEAVKVETMDRFAAKFERCGFQRRAFYSCYGMAEATLFITGGEKAELPQVQYVQAEALEKNQVAVASPQQKRARALVSCGRPWLDGKVAIANPNTLTRCPPDQVGEIWFSSAGLGQGYWQQPDLTERTFQARLETGEGPFLRTGDLGFMLDGHLFITGRLHDVLVFWGLNHYPHHIEHTVSTCHPGFSPDCAAFSIPVEGQERLVIAQEVQRSQRRSLKAKDIAHKIHWVAFEEHFVDVHALALINPGGLPKTPSGKIQRSACRQQFLDGTLKVIDEWRSPPQMPTDIPGLMRYYFNPLNHLKRYIAQAQWP; encoded by the coding sequence ATGCAGATGACCCAACCGTCGAACTTTGTTGAGCTACTGCGTGATCAAGCACAGCGACAACCGGCTCAGGTTGCCTATATTGCCCTCAAGAACGGAGAGAAAGAAGATCGTCGCATTACCTACGGCGAGCTTGACCAGCAGGCACGTGCGATCGCAACTCATCTAACCACCCAGATTTCCCTTGGTGAGCGGGCGCTATTAGTCTATCCCTACGAATCGGGCATCGAATTTATCACCGCTTTTCTCGGGTGCCTCTATGCAGGCATCGTAGCTGTCCCCAGTCATCCCCCACGCAGCCGCTATACCCTCAACGACCTCAGTGCGCGTCTAGAGACAGCAAAGGCAAAAGCAGTTCTCAGCACCCAGTCTCTAGGCAATAAGCTCAAGCGTCAGCTCTCAGACCCTGAGATACCCGCCTCTCAGATGCAGCTTCAGTGGATCACCCCCAGCGCCCTACCGATCGCAGAGGCTACAGACTGGAAAACCCCAGATATTAACGGTGACACCCTGGCGTTCTTGCAGTACACCTCCGGCTCCACCGGCACACCTAAAGGGGTGATGATTGACCATCGCTGCCTGCTCTACAATCAGCAGGTTTTACAGCAGGCATTCGGCCATTCAGACCAGTCCATCGGCGTCGGTTGGCTGCCGCTGTTTCACGACATGGGGCTGATCGGTAACGCGCTGCAGGCGCTGTACCTGGGCACCTCCTGCATTCTGATGTCGCCCATTGATTTCATTCAAAAGCCAATTCGCTGGCTGCGGGCCATTTCTCACTACGGAGCCACCACCAGCGGTGGACCTAATTTTGCCTACGATCTGCTGTGCAAGCAGGTCAAGGATGAGCAGCTTGATGATTTAGACCTCAGCCGTTGGCAAGTCGCATTCTCTGGCGCTGAAGCAGTCAAGGTGGAGACGATGGATCGCTTTGCCGCTAAGTTTGAGCGCTGCGGCTTTCAGCGACGGGCATTCTACTCCTGTTACGGAATGGCGGAGGCGACGCTGTTCATTACCGGAGGCGAAAAGGCGGAACTGCCTCAGGTGCAATATGTTCAGGCAGAGGCGTTAGAAAAGAATCAGGTAGCGGTGGCGAGTCCGCAGCAGAAGCGGGCGCGGGCACTCGTGAGCTGTGGGCGACCTTGGTTAGACGGAAAGGTTGCGATCGCAAATCCCAACACACTTACCCGCTGTCCCCCCGATCAGGTTGGCGAAATCTGGTTCTCTAGCGCCGGTCTCGGTCAAGGCTACTGGCAACAGCCGGATCTAACCGAGCGGACCTTTCAGGCACGCCTAGAAACCGGCGAAGGCCCCTTCCTCAGGACCGGCGATTTAGGCTTTATGCTAGACGGTCATCTGTTCATCACCGGACGCCTACACGATGTTTTAGTCTTCTGGGGACTCAACCACTACCCACACCACATCGAACACACCGTCAGCACTTGTCATCCCGGCTTTAGCCCCGACTGCGCCGCCTTTTCCATTCCCGTAGAAGGCCAAGAGCGCCTAGTGATTGCCCAAGAAGTCCAGCGGTCCCAGCGTCGATCTCTCAAAGCCAAAGACATCGCCCATAAGATTCACTGGGTCGCCTTTGAAGAGCACTTCGTAGATGTTCACGCCCTCGCCCTGATCAACCCCGGTGGCCTGCCTAAAACCCCCAGCGGCAAAATTCAGCGAAGCGCATGCCGTCAGCAGTTTCTCGACGGCACTCTCAAAGTCATCGACGAATGGCGCTCGCCGCCCCAAATGCCCACAGATATTCCAGGTCTGATGCGCTACTATTTCAATCCCCTCAACCACCTCAAACGCTACATCGCTCAGGCGCAGTGGCCGTAG
- a CDS encoding acyloxyacyl hydrolase: MQNLDQNQLLWQRWAVVPSSLLWIVVLSLGAVLSPLLQIQALANDLDAALGIDVSEIEGEEQVSADAPLAPELNLPPLEQSLITIDPQGPDHGSAATSSVTLLDASRQSAVETPQTSSASETTGPDPVVSTTEQSTAEDLKTQQTHLGNSFGLFSQAAPALEGETVEPSDLTLEASPEVEEAPDVEEALEVEEAPEAEESSEEREYVFGRNGQGRWFIQAGIGIPYNPDESNFYGLAGAGITHFFASGHSINVSLNTLAFSQEGSDSIGINLDVIARWHFLRKKTWSLFVDGGVGILNTTSRVPLIGGSRFNFTPQVGGGASLRIAEKTRLLMGIRWHHISNANLFEPNDGQDAVFGWVGLDLPR; this comes from the coding sequence ATGCAAAATCTGGATCAAAATCAGCTCCTTTGGCAACGATGGGCTGTCGTTCCAAGCTCTTTGCTGTGGATTGTTGTCCTTAGCCTAGGTGCTGTTCTCTCCCCATTGCTGCAGATACAGGCTCTTGCGAATGATCTGGATGCAGCGCTAGGGATAGATGTTTCAGAAATAGAAGGTGAGGAACAGGTTTCTGCTGATGCACCCTTAGCGCCAGAATTAAATCTGCCCCCGCTAGAGCAATCGCTGATAACTATTGATCCCCAGGGGCCTGATCACGGCTCTGCCGCGACATCTAGCGTTACTCTGTTGGATGCGTCCCGTCAAAGTGCCGTAGAAACACCACAGACTTCTTCTGCGTCTGAAACAACTGGTCCTGATCCCGTCGTCTCTACGACTGAACAATCAACAGCAGAAGATCTGAAGACGCAGCAGACTCATCTGGGTAATTCCTTTGGACTCTTTTCTCAAGCGGCCCCAGCGCTGGAAGGGGAAACTGTTGAGCCAAGTGATCTCACTCTTGAAGCGTCTCCAGAGGTCGAGGAGGCTCCAGATGTAGAGGAAGCTTTAGAGGTTGAAGAGGCTCCAGAAGCTGAGGAAAGTTCTGAAGAACGAGAGTACGTTTTCGGCAGAAACGGGCAAGGACGCTGGTTTATTCAAGCCGGGATTGGGATTCCCTACAACCCAGATGAGTCAAATTTTTATGGACTGGCCGGAGCTGGCATTACTCACTTTTTTGCCAGTGGTCACAGTATCAATGTCTCTTTAAACACGCTCGCCTTTAGTCAAGAGGGGAGTGACTCTATCGGCATCAATCTTGATGTGATTGCCCGATGGCACTTTCTCCGTAAAAAGACCTGGTCTCTCTTCGTCGATGGTGGAGTGGGTATCTTGAATACGACTAGCCGCGTGCCTTTGATTGGCGGAAGCCGCTTTAATTTCACGCCTCAGGTCGGGGGTGGCGCTTCGCTTCGCATTGCCGAGAAAACGAGACTGTTGATGGGGATCCGTTGGCACCATATTTCTAATGCCAATTTGTTTGAACCCAACGATGGCCAAGATGCCGTCTTTGGTTGGGTGGGGCTTGATCTACCGCGCTAA
- a CDS encoding glycosyltransferase family 39 protein, with the protein MASNLSGDRNHSTEDDRNFYTSMSRAWRFAVIALLAIGICFRFANLDHKVYWFDEVSTSIRVAGHTKSEVEQQFVSRGAVTAQSLLEYQTLQADTPWQETFAALKKSPEQAPLYYLLARLWTQMFGSSVLAVRSLSAFISLLALPCVYWLGLELFRDPRPGWILVMLLSVSPFYVAYAQEARPYSLWTATILLSSIACLRARRLNTMRSWVWVAIATTFSFYTSLLSLFITIGQSLYLLALEKSRSIQTKYLAAVGIASLFFTPWLIIIITSVKTIEDNTGWMRMPMELSSMVAIWIAPILLTFGDLPFPTTIDPVKTLGIVLLLLVLTWVLFLIIKPQIKTTQQIGLLIIGLPVVSGLLYIGLRVISSRSQVAALDPVATGGLVVALFIFALVIYAIRFIQSSANSKLWLFPLTLGLTTPLSLMLIDLVQSGQSSANPRYMVPLMMAIQLAVAYLFACKIFEKSPQLISRSQRWTGVMAFVIGVGLFSCTLNLEKSPIYQKSRNRHNIPIAKILRGVESPLLAEPQATLDLISLSHSLESNTQVQPLTENLSLLSNACKAKAQSLYIFNPSPALQVQLQESNSLEAAPIYKPKLLIPSEIALSLWSVKPAERCIPGKDS; encoded by the coding sequence ATGGCCTCTAACTTAAGCGGCGATCGCAACCATTCCACCGAAGACGATCGCAACTTTTATACATCGATGAGCCGTGCTTGGCGATTCGCCGTGATTGCCTTATTAGCAATCGGTATCTGCTTTCGGTTCGCCAACCTTGATCACAAAGTGTACTGGTTTGATGAGGTCTCTACTTCAATTCGGGTAGCAGGACACACGAAAAGCGAAGTTGAGCAGCAGTTTGTGAGCCGGGGCGCGGTCACGGCCCAGAGCCTCTTAGAGTATCAAACGCTGCAGGCTGATACTCCCTGGCAAGAGACCTTCGCAGCCCTTAAAAAAAGCCCAGAGCAGGCTCCTCTTTATTACCTACTAGCCCGACTTTGGACCCAGATGTTTGGTAGTTCGGTCCTCGCCGTTCGCAGCCTTTCCGCTTTTATTAGCCTCTTAGCGCTGCCCTGCGTTTATTGGCTAGGTCTAGAGCTGTTTAGAGATCCAAGGCCGGGCTGGATTTTGGTGATGCTGCTCAGCGTTTCTCCTTTTTACGTTGCCTATGCCCAGGAGGCCCGTCCCTATAGCTTATGGACCGCCACGATTTTGCTCTCTAGCATTGCCTGCTTGCGAGCTAGGCGACTGAATACGATGCGGAGTTGGGTTTGGGTTGCGATCGCAACCACCTTCAGCTTTTACACCTCCCTTCTTTCACTGTTCATCACGATTGGGCAAAGCCTCTATCTGCTTGCTCTAGAAAAATCCCGGTCTATACAGACCAAATACCTAGCGGCAGTTGGCATAGCGAGCCTTTTCTTTACACCCTGGCTGATCATTATCATCACCAGCGTCAAGACCATTGAAGACAACACCGGCTGGATGCGCATGCCGATGGAGCTATCTTCAATGGTCGCTATTTGGATAGCCCCAATCTTGCTAACCTTTGGCGATCTACCCTTTCCCACCACCATTGACCCAGTTAAAACATTGGGCATTGTTTTGCTCTTACTGGTGCTGACGTGGGTACTGTTCTTAATCATCAAGCCCCAAATCAAAACAACACAGCAGATAGGGCTGTTGATAATAGGTTTGCCGGTCGTCTCCGGCCTCTTGTACATCGGTCTCAGAGTCATCTCTAGCCGCTCACAGGTTGCAGCCCTCGATCCTGTTGCGACAGGGGGCTTAGTTGTGGCCCTCTTTATTTTTGCCTTAGTGATTTATGCCATCCGATTTATCCAGTCTTCTGCAAACTCTAAGCTTTGGCTATTCCCATTAACGCTGGGCCTGACAACACCGCTGTCGCTCATGCTGATTGACCTAGTGCAAAGCGGACAGTCTTCGGCCAATCCCCGCTACATGGTTCCGTTGATGATGGCCATTCAGCTAGCGGTGGCCTATTTGTTCGCCTGCAAGATTTTCGAGAAGTCACCTCAGTTGATCAGTCGATCACAGCGATGGACAGGAGTGATGGCTTTTGTGATCGGGGTGGGTCTTTTTTCCTGCACGCTGAACTTAGAAAAATCTCCTATCTATCAAAAGAGTCGTAACCGGCACAACATTCCCATCGCCAAAATTTTGCGCGGGGTTGAGTCGCCCCTATTAGCAGAGCCACAGGCAACCCTGGACCTTATTTCTCTAAGCCATTCTCTCGAATCCAATACTCAAGTCCAGCCACTGACGGAGAATCTATCTCTATTGTCCAACGCCTGCAAAGCTAAAGCTCAATCGCTCTACATCTTTAATCCATCTCCAGCACTGCAGGTACAGCTCCAAGAAAGCAACAGTCTTGAAGCAGCACCGATCTACAAACCGAAGCTGCTCATTCCCAGCGAAATCGCTTTGTCACTATGGTCAGTGAAGCCGGCCGAGCGGTGTATTCCTGGAAAGGATTCCTGA
- a CDS encoding sulfotransferase domain-containing protein has translation MTYLFRSAARYIFQHINPFLFDTVAINEFPKSGGTWTGKVISNYLGYRFDDNIIPKYGAAIVKYHKLQIPSALKEVVIIRDPRDVIISFYYHSFFIFADNPFNARIVSLSKKRFNFDDYSDIAANIPTFIDYMLDGPIKPGFRWDHFYNIKIKSGIPIFKYEDLRHSPLETFSQILESLGFQDIDQQKLSGSIEKYNIKKIKKKNDSSQGKVNFVRSGKVNGWQDILLKQDNNKIRKNFSSIMEIFQYD, from the coding sequence ATGACATATCTTTTCAGAAGCGCTGCCAGGTATATATTTCAGCATATTAATCCCTTTTTGTTTGATACGGTCGCTATTAATGAGTTTCCTAAGTCTGGAGGCACATGGACTGGTAAGGTTATCTCTAACTATCTAGGCTATAGATTTGATGACAACATCATTCCAAAATATGGTGCCGCGATAGTGAAGTATCACAAGCTCCAAATTCCTTCAGCGTTAAAGGAAGTCGTGATCATCCGAGATCCAAGAGACGTTATTATTTCTTTCTACTATCACTCATTTTTCATCTTTGCAGACAATCCATTTAATGCACGGATTGTTTCCTTATCTAAGAAACGATTCAACTTCGACGATTATTCAGATATAGCCGCAAACATACCTACTTTCATTGACTACATGCTAGATGGCCCCATCAAGCCTGGGTTTAGATGGGATCATTTCTATAACATAAAAATCAAGAGCGGCATTCCCATTTTCAAATACGAAGATCTGAGACATTCACCTCTAGAAACCTTCTCCCAAATCTTAGAGTCACTAGGCTTTCAAGATATAGACCAACAGAAGCTCTCGGGATCGATAGAGAAGTACAACATCAAAAAAATCAAGAAGAAGAACGACTCTTCTCAGGGAAAAGTTAACTTTGTTCGATCAGGAAAGGTCAATGGCTGGCAGGACATTCTTCTAAAACAAGACAACAATAAAATCAGAAAGAACTTTTCCTCCATAATGGAAATTTTTCAATATGATTAG
- a CDS encoding polysaccharide biosynthesis protein: MSLNSVVLISGGTGSFGKTMVNSLLQQGYEEIRILSRDEAKQEEMRIAYSRPELKFFIGDIRDRNSVDKAMKGVDLVFHAAALKQVPSCEFFPLEAVKTNILGSQNVIDSALEADVKSVVCLSTDKAVMPINAMGLTKAMMEKVVQAASRQLSEGDTTLSCVRYGNVMCSRGSVIPLFIRQIKAGQPITITEASMTRFMLSLDDAINLVDFAFEHASQGDIFIKKAPACTVQQLVECLLDLFEASNPIKVIGIRHGEKLYETLVTAEELRRSKDMGDYYRVSIDDRDLNYSKYFTEGAVEEADIEDYHSHNTHQLSKAELKEILLRLPEIKDALQGDRS; the protein is encoded by the coding sequence ATGTCTCTGAACTCTGTTGTTCTCATTTCTGGAGGTACAGGTTCTTTTGGTAAGACAATGGTCAACTCTCTATTACAGCAAGGCTACGAAGAGATCCGCATCTTGAGCCGTGATGAAGCGAAGCAAGAAGAAATGCGGATTGCCTACAGCCGACCTGAGCTGAAGTTCTTCATCGGTGATATTCGAGATCGCAACTCAGTCGACAAAGCCATGAAGGGGGTCGATCTTGTTTTTCATGCTGCAGCGTTGAAGCAAGTCCCTTCCTGTGAGTTCTTCCCCTTAGAGGCTGTAAAAACCAATATCTTGGGCAGTCAAAACGTGATTGACTCAGCCCTAGAAGCCGATGTCAAAAGCGTTGTTTGCCTAAGCACGGATAAGGCCGTCATGCCAATCAATGCGATGGGCCTCACCAAAGCAATGATGGAAAAGGTCGTGCAGGCTGCCAGTCGTCAGCTTAGTGAAGGAGACACAACGCTCTCCTGCGTACGATACGGGAACGTGATGTGCTCCAGAGGCTCTGTAATTCCTCTCTTCATTCGGCAAATCAAAGCAGGGCAGCCGATTACGATCACAGAAGCCTCCATGACCCGCTTCATGCTGTCGCTAGATGATGCAATTAATCTCGTTGATTTCGCCTTTGAACATGCCAGTCAGGGAGACATCTTCATTAAGAAAGCTCCGGCCTGTACGGTCCAACAACTCGTTGAGTGTCTCTTAGATTTGTTTGAAGCCAGTAATCCCATTAAAGTCATTGGTATCCGTCATGGGGAGAAGCTCTATGAGACGCTTGTGACGGCAGAAGAACTGCGGCGCTCTAAAGATATGGGAGATTATTACCGCGTCTCGATTGACGACCGAGATCTCAATTACAGCAAGTACTTTACCGAAGGCGCTGTTGAGGAAGCTGACATCGAAGATTACCATTCTCATAATACTCATCAGCTTTCTAAGGCCGAGTTGAAAGAGATTCTCCTCCGATTGCCTGAGATTAAGGACGCACTGCAGGGAGATCGGTCATGA
- a CDS encoding ABC-F family ATP-binding cassette domain-containing protein, which translates to MSLITLQSIAKDFGIKEILRDATFNIEAQDKVGLIGVNGSGKSTLLKMIAGLESIDRGQRWVKPGSKLVYLPQQPNVNEDSTVLDQVFADSSDAMRLVRTYEDLSHRMALTEGRELEHLMARLATVSEQMETAGAWDLETKAKIILSKLGITDFEARVGDLSGGYRKRIALATALISDPELLLMDEPTNHLDAESVEWLQNYLSQFRGALLLITHDRYFLDQVTNKIFEIDRGDLYTYAGNYSYYLEKKALAEDVAAKQERKHQGVLRRELEWLKRGPKARSTKQQARIDRIQGMQEKTFKQTQGKVEIDTPGRRIGKKVAELTGVCKAYDGRTLIQDFTYEFSPTDRIGIIGGNGAGKSTLMNLITGKIEPDSGTVDLGSTIHIGYFDQHSDDLLSALNQDQRVIDYIKEVGEIVKTADGSQISASQMLERFLFPGNQQYAPINKLSGGEKRRLFLLRILMGAPNMLILDEPTNDLDVQTLAILEDYLESFNGCVIAVSHDRYFLDRTVDFIFALEPGGKLRQYPGNYSVYLDYRKVEKARDKASDKEQASNKTQKNAVETKPKSTSNQRRLSNYERRELEKLEVSIPELEAEKVKLEQTLYREPPSEFDQVQQLSEQLANLSKKIENHTQRWIELAELEEV; encoded by the coding sequence ATGAGTCTGATCACCCTCCAGTCTATTGCCAAAGACTTTGGCATCAAAGAAATTCTTCGAGATGCCACCTTTAACATCGAAGCCCAAGACAAAGTGGGCCTAATCGGCGTCAACGGCTCCGGTAAATCTACGCTGCTAAAAATGATTGCGGGCCTTGAGTCCATTGATCGCGGGCAGCGATGGGTTAAACCAGGCTCTAAATTAGTCTATTTACCCCAACAGCCCAACGTTAACGAAGACAGCACCGTTCTCGATCAGGTCTTTGCCGACAGCAGTGACGCCATGCGGTTAGTGCGCACCTATGAAGACCTGTCTCACCGCATGGCTCTTACTGAGGGTCGAGAGCTAGAACACTTGATGGCCCGTCTGGCCACCGTCTCCGAGCAAATGGAAACGGCAGGAGCCTGGGACCTAGAGACAAAAGCCAAAATCATCCTCAGCAAGCTCGGTATCACAGACTTTGAGGCCCGCGTTGGCGACCTATCCGGCGGCTACCGCAAGCGCATTGCCCTTGCCACCGCCCTGATCTCAGACCCTGAACTTTTGTTGATGGATGAGCCCACCAACCATTTAGACGCAGAGTCCGTTGAATGGCTACAGAACTACCTCTCACAGTTCCGAGGGGCATTGCTGCTAATTACCCACGATCGCTACTTCCTCGATCAGGTCACCAATAAAATCTTTGAAATCGATCGCGGTGATCTCTATACCTATGCCGGGAACTACTCCTACTATCTAGAGAAAAAGGCGCTGGCCGAAGACGTAGCAGCCAAACAAGAGCGCAAGCACCAAGGCGTATTAAGACGAGAGCTGGAGTGGCTCAAGCGCGGTCCCAAAGCTCGCAGCACCAAACAGCAAGCCCGCATTGATCGGATCCAGGGCATGCAAGAAAAAACCTTCAAGCAGACTCAAGGCAAAGTTGAAATTGACACCCCAGGGCGACGGATTGGTAAAAAAGTTGCAGAACTAACGGGGGTTTGCAAAGCCTACGACGGTCGAACTCTGATTCAAGACTTCACCTACGAATTTAGCCCCACAGATCGGATCGGCATCATCGGCGGCAACGGGGCCGGAAAGTCTACACTCATGAATTTAATCACCGGCAAAATTGAGCCTGATTCAGGCACTGTAGACCTGGGCAGCACAATCCACATTGGCTACTTCGACCAGCATTCTGATGATTTGCTCTCCGCTCTCAACCAAGATCAGCGTGTCATTGACTACATCAAAGAAGTCGGAGAGATTGTTAAGACGGCTGACGGCAGCCAAATCAGCGCCTCTCAAATGCTGGAAAGATTCCTCTTCCCCGGGAACCAGCAGTATGCCCCCATCAACAAGCTCTCTGGTGGCGAGAAGCGACGGTTATTTTTACTGCGAATATTAATGGGCGCTCCCAACATGTTGATTTTGGATGAACCCACTAACGATCTTGACGTGCAGACCCTCGCTATTTTGGAAGACTACTTAGAGAGCTTTAATGGCTGCGTCATTGCCGTCTCTCACGATCGCTACTTTTTAGACCGCACCGTTGACTTCATTTTCGCCCTTGAACCCGGTGGAAAGCTTCGCCAGTATCCAGGCAACTACTCAGTTTATTTAGACTACCGAAAAGTAGAAAAAGCAAGAGATAAAGCTTCTGATAAAGAACAGGCCTCTAACAAAACCCAAAAAAATGCCGTTGAGACCAAGCCAAAATCCACCTCTAATCAGCGACGGCTCTCCAATTACGAGCGGCGCGAACTAGAAAAGTTAGAAGTCAGCATCCCTGAACTGGAAGCCGAGAAGGTCAAGTTAGAACAGACGCTATACCGTGAACCCCCTAGCGAATTTGATCAGGTACAGCAACTCTCAGAACAGTTAGCAAACCTATCTAAAAAGATTGAGAATCATACTCAAAGATGGATAGAGCTTGCAGAACTAGAAGAGGTTTAA